The following proteins come from a genomic window of Kitasatospora sp. NBC_01246:
- a CDS encoding DedA family protein has product MPLAVDPTSGDSLLAAFGALAVLVVVFAESGLLVVGFFLPGDTLLLPAGVLCAAGSRSGPHLSLWQVMLCAAVGAVAGAQVGFLLGRHGGRPALARSRSGRLKSAAARGEALLRRYGYRKAIVLGRFVPLVRTVLSPLAGMLDVPTRTFTVWQIVGGVLWSQSLVLLGYWLGAAVPGIESYLWLLVGGVVVLSLLPLLLNSRKGSDRG; this is encoded by the coding sequence GTGCCGCTGGCCGTCGACCCGACGAGCGGGGACTCCCTGCTCGCCGCCTTCGGCGCGCTGGCCGTGCTGGTGGTGGTGTTCGCCGAGTCGGGACTGCTGGTGGTGGGGTTCTTCCTCCCCGGTGACACCCTGCTGCTGCCCGCCGGGGTGCTCTGCGCCGCCGGCAGCCGCTCCGGGCCCCACCTGTCGCTCTGGCAGGTGATGCTCTGCGCCGCGGTGGGGGCGGTGGCCGGGGCCCAGGTGGGCTTCCTGCTCGGTCGCCACGGCGGCCGGCCGGCGCTGGCCCGCAGCCGCAGCGGACGGCTGAAGTCGGCGGCAGCCCGGGGGGAGGCGCTGCTGCGCCGCTACGGGTACCGGAAGGCGATCGTCCTGGGCCGCTTCGTGCCGCTGGTCCGGACGGTGCTCAGTCCGCTGGCGGGCATGCTGGACGTGCCCACCCGAACCTTCACCGTGTGGCAGATCGTCGGCGGTGTGCTCTGGTCGCAGAGCCTGGTACTGCTGGGGTACTGGCTGGGCGCCGCCGTCCCCGGGATCGAGAGCTACCTGTGGCTGCTGGTGGGCGGCGTCGTGGTGCTCTCGCTGCTACCGCTGCTGCTGAACTCCCGCAAGGGGTCGGACCGGGGCTGA
- a CDS encoding histidine-type phosphatase: MRRTLTSTVALAASALLSLAVAVPAQAHGGPAAGPAFGTPAGATTKAPYRPLQSVRSLQQAPDGYTAVFTQTVSRHGARALSDSEDGDLLVKLWQQAADEGALTRVGKGFGPDVRALLDANAKVGYGALTGQGRRALQDTAERMEQRLPGLFRRIAAGADDPAGPDRIDVVSSGQPRAVDSGTEFTKGLLAGEPALAKAVDPARTDTDLLYFHKSAVNKDYTDYVKKDPRLAATLAAVRDQPRSHRAARKVLERIFTGPFLDRLAAGGYPFAGNEVDAAQAVFNLYSVTADLTDEGDWHLGRYIGSEEAAWFGYLDNAEEFYTKGPGFAGQDITYKMAGVLLDDLFRKAENRRAGTGGPAAELRFTHAEEIIPLAALMRLPGSTTQVTEASPYTYASNAWRGATVAPMGANIQWDLFRKGDDYLVRMLYNEQQTAFRPGCAPVSKGSYFYDLDELERCFGRTA, encoded by the coding sequence ATGCGACGCACCCTCACCTCCACCGTGGCGCTGGCCGCTTCCGCGCTGCTGTCCCTGGCCGTGGCCGTCCCCGCCCAGGCGCACGGCGGCCCGGCGGCGGGCCCGGCCTTCGGTACGCCGGCCGGCGCCACCACCAAGGCGCCCTACCGGCCGCTGCAGAGCGTCCGGAGCCTGCAGCAGGCACCGGACGGCTACACCGCGGTCTTCACCCAGACCGTCTCCCGGCACGGCGCCCGCGCGCTCAGCGACAGCGAGGACGGCGACCTCCTGGTGAAGCTCTGGCAGCAGGCCGCCGACGAGGGTGCGCTGACCCGGGTGGGCAAGGGCTTCGGCCCGGACGTGCGGGCGCTGCTGGACGCCAACGCGAAGGTGGGCTACGGGGCGCTGACCGGGCAGGGCCGGCGGGCGCTCCAGGACACGGCCGAGCGGATGGAGCAGCGGCTCCCCGGCCTCTTCCGGCGGATCGCCGCCGGGGCCGACGACCCTGCGGGCCCGGACCGGATCGACGTGGTCAGCTCCGGCCAGCCCCGGGCGGTCGACTCGGGCACCGAGTTCACCAAGGGCCTGCTGGCGGGCGAGCCGGCGCTGGCGAAGGCCGTCGACCCGGCCCGGACCGACACCGACCTGCTCTACTTCCACAAGTCCGCCGTGAACAAGGACTACACCGACTACGTCAAGAAGGACCCGCGGCTGGCGGCCACCCTCGCGGCGGTCCGGGACCAGCCGCGCAGCCACCGGGCGGCCCGGAAGGTGCTGGAGCGGATCTTCACCGGGCCGTTCCTCGACCGCCTCGCGGCCGGCGGCTACCCCTTCGCCGGGAACGAGGTCGACGCGGCCCAGGCCGTCTTCAACCTGTACAGCGTCACCGCCGACCTCACCGACGAGGGCGACTGGCACCTGGGCCGCTACATCGGCTCCGAGGAGGCCGCCTGGTTCGGCTACCTCGACAACGCCGAGGAGTTCTACACCAAGGGCCCGGGCTTCGCCGGTCAGGACATCACCTACAAGATGGCCGGAGTGCTCCTCGACGACCTGTTCCGCAAGGCCGAGAACCGCCGGGCGGGCACCGGCGGTCCGGCCGCCGAGCTGCGCTTCACCCACGCCGAGGAGATCATCCCGCTCGCCGCGCTGATGCGGCTGCCCGGCAGCACGACCCAGGTCACCGAGGCGTCCCCGTACACCTACGCGAGCAACGCCTGGCGCGGCGCGACGGTGGCCCCGATGGGCGCGAACATCCAGTGGGACCTCTTCCGCAAGGGCGACGACTACCTGGTCCGGATGCTCTACAACGAGCAGCAGACCGCCTTCCGGCCGGGCTGCGCGCCGGTCTCGAAGGGCAGCTACTTCTACGACCTGGACGAGCTGGAGCGCTGCTTCGGCCGGACCGCGTAG
- a CDS encoding TetR/AcrR family transcriptional regulator — translation MTSRSPAPRSRRERPAKPALTYEGIVDTAVRIMRAEGLPRVTMRRLAQELDTGPASLYVYLANTAELHAAILEELLGAVDLGPLSAPGDWRERLAAILDSYTHVLFQHPSLAHSALLARPSGSNYLALVEAVLALLHEGDVPDGQAAWGVDVLLLAATAIAAEQAGRDQDARAEAEQGALADALRATTAADHPRITALGADLLSGTPEQRLAWILRTVINGTLVTPRPQA, via the coding sequence GTGACGTCACGCTCCCCCGCCCCTCGTAGCCGCCGCGAGCGGCCCGCCAAGCCCGCGCTCACCTACGAGGGCATCGTCGACACGGCCGTCCGGATCATGCGGGCCGAAGGCCTTCCACGCGTCACCATGCGCCGGCTCGCCCAGGAGCTCGACACCGGCCCGGCGTCGCTGTACGTCTACCTGGCCAACACCGCCGAGCTCCACGCGGCGATCCTGGAGGAGCTGCTGGGCGCCGTCGACCTCGGGCCGCTGAGCGCGCCGGGCGACTGGCGCGAGCGGCTCGCCGCCATCCTCGACTCGTACACGCACGTCCTGTTCCAGCACCCCAGCCTGGCGCACTCGGCCCTGCTGGCCCGCCCCTCGGGGTCGAACTACCTCGCGCTCGTCGAGGCCGTCCTCGCCCTGCTGCACGAAGGGGACGTCCCCGACGGCCAGGCCGCCTGGGGCGTCGACGTCCTCCTCCTGGCGGCCACCGCGATCGCCGCCGAGCAGGCCGGCCGCGACCAGGACGCCCGCGCCGAGGCGGAGCAGGGCGCGCTGGCCGACGCGCTCCGGGCGACCACCGCGGCCGACCACCCGCGCATCACCGCGCTCGGCGCGGACCTCCTCTCCGGCACGCCCGAGCAGCGGCTGGCCTGGATCCTGCGCACCGTCATCAACGGCACCCTGGTCACGCCCCGGCCGCAGGCCTGA
- a CDS encoding FAD-dependent oxidoreductase, which yields MTTTHHPLAIVGAGLGGLTLARVLQVHGIAATVFDLEPSREARTQGGMLDIHGDTGQRALRAAGLHEPFLGLVHPGGQAMRIVAPDGAVRHSEEDDGSGDRPEVDRGRLRDLLLDSLVPGTVHWGRKATGARPLGDGRHELRFQDGSAVTTDLLVGADGAWSRIRPLLSAATPAYTGVSFVEADLHEADTRHPAAAALIGGGFFFSLGEGRGFLAHREGDGSLHVYTALKVAEEWLDGIDLADTAAAKGAVLAHFDGWHESLRALVGEADGALVGRRIHALPIGHRWERTPGVTLLGDAAHLMSPFAGEGANLAMLDGAELGLALAAHPGDVEAALRAYEEPMFPRGAASAAESAASLAQMFGERALEGLLERFAATG from the coding sequence ATGACCACCACCCACCACCCCCTCGCGATCGTCGGCGCCGGCCTCGGCGGTCTGACCCTGGCCCGCGTCCTCCAGGTGCACGGCATCGCCGCGACCGTCTTCGACCTGGAGCCCTCCCGGGAGGCCCGCACGCAGGGCGGCATGCTGGACATCCACGGCGACACGGGCCAGCGTGCGCTCCGCGCGGCCGGCCTGCACGAGCCCTTCCTCGGCCTCGTCCACCCGGGCGGCCAGGCCATGCGGATCGTCGCCCCGGACGGCGCCGTCCGCCACAGCGAGGAGGACGACGGCAGCGGCGACCGCCCCGAGGTGGACCGCGGCCGGCTGCGCGACCTGCTGCTCGACTCGCTCGTGCCCGGTACCGTCCACTGGGGGCGGAAGGCGACCGGCGCCCGCCCGCTCGGCGACGGCCGTCACGAACTGCGCTTCCAGGACGGTTCGGCCGTCACCACCGACCTGCTGGTCGGTGCGGACGGCGCCTGGTCCCGGATCCGCCCGCTGCTCTCCGCGGCGACGCCGGCCTACACCGGCGTCTCCTTCGTCGAGGCCGACCTGCACGAGGCGGACACCCGTCACCCGGCCGCGGCGGCCCTGATCGGCGGGGGCTTCTTCTTCTCCCTCGGGGAGGGCAGGGGCTTCCTGGCCCACCGGGAGGGCGACGGCAGTCTGCACGTCTACACCGCCCTCAAGGTCGCCGAGGAGTGGCTGGACGGCATCGACCTGGCCGACACCGCCGCCGCCAAGGGCGCCGTCCTGGCCCACTTCGACGGCTGGCACGAGAGCCTGCGGGCGCTGGTGGGGGAGGCCGACGGCGCGCTGGTCGGGCGGCGCATCCACGCCCTGCCGATCGGCCACCGCTGGGAGCGGACCCCCGGTGTGACCCTGCTGGGCGACGCCGCGCACCTGATGTCCCCGTTCGCGGGGGAGGGTGCCAACCTCGCGATGCTCGACGGGGCCGAACTCGGCCTGGCCCTCGCCGCCCACCCGGGCGACGTCGAGGCCGCCCTGCGGGCCTACGAGGAACCGATGTTCCCGCGCGGCGCGGCCTCGGCCGCCGAGTCCGCCGCGAGCCTGGCGCAGATGTTCGGCGAGCGCGCGCTGGAGGGCCTGCTGGAGCGGTTCGCCGCCACCGGCTGA
- a CDS encoding MarR family winged helix-turn-helix transcriptional regulator codes for MTTFSEPQAIAVRQLCGLVNGLNQRIVEHVRVRAATLGLTPSQAAALREMSGPMTMRELAERMSCEPSNTTFVVDKLEKQQLIERHPHPTDRRAKQLVLTAEGTALRERLLELLTEGSPLGSLTAQERQLLHGLLERAVAPA; via the coding sequence ATGACGACGTTCTCCGAGCCGCAGGCCATCGCCGTGCGACAGCTGTGCGGCCTGGTGAACGGGCTGAACCAGCGGATCGTCGAGCACGTGCGCGTGCGCGCGGCCACCCTCGGGCTCACCCCCTCCCAGGCGGCCGCGCTGCGGGAGATGAGCGGGCCGATGACCATGCGCGAGCTCGCCGAGCGCATGAGCTGCGAGCCCTCCAACACCACCTTCGTCGTCGACAAGCTGGAGAAGCAGCAGCTGATCGAGCGGCACCCGCACCCCACCGACCGCCGCGCCAAGCAGCTCGTGCTCACCGCCGAGGGCACCGCGCTGCGCGAACGGCTCCTCGAACTCCTCACCGAGGGCTCGCCGCTGGGCAGCCTCACCGCACAGGAGAGGCAGCTGCTGCACGGCCTGCTGGAACGGGCCGTCGCCCCCGCGTAG
- a CDS encoding MBL fold metallo-hydrolase translates to MADMTVDQGERLRRPAGVRSIRLGDTTVSYVPDGDVRLRPLDGLPDSTGEVWAAHPEYLDAGGHLVGSVGSLLVEHGDRALLIDAGFGPRSHAAPAGPLATIRGGALPDGLARLGRAPEDIEAVAFTHLHADHLGWAALPAPGGDQPLFAHADYLVSAPEWEQRDLADEQVAALAPRVRTITDGQEVFPGVRVRILPGHTPGHAEYVITGGGRRLIAFGDTAHSPIQIDHPDWSSGFDHDLTRTAEHRRRLVAELAEPGTIGFGVHFADVVFGHVRRGGSGPAWQPLDA, encoded by the coding sequence ATGGCCGACATGACGGTGGATCAGGGCGAGCGACTGCGCCGGCCGGCGGGGGTCCGCTCGATACGGCTGGGCGACACCACGGTGTCGTACGTGCCGGACGGTGATGTACGGCTGCGCCCCCTGGACGGGCTCCCGGACAGCACCGGCGAGGTGTGGGCCGCGCACCCGGAGTACCTGGACGCCGGGGGCCACCTGGTCGGGAGCGTCGGCAGCCTGCTGGTGGAGCACGGCGACCGCGCGCTGCTGATCGACGCGGGCTTCGGCCCCCGGTCGCACGCCGCGCCGGCCGGGCCCCTCGCCACGATCCGCGGCGGCGCGCTCCCGGACGGCCTGGCCCGGCTCGGCCGCGCCCCCGAGGACATCGAGGCGGTGGCCTTCACCCACCTCCACGCCGACCACCTCGGCTGGGCCGCCCTCCCCGCCCCCGGCGGGGACCAGCCGCTGTTCGCCCACGCCGACTACCTGGTCTCCGCGCCGGAGTGGGAGCAACGGGACCTAGCGGACGAGCAGGTCGCGGCCCTGGCCCCGCGCGTCCGGACGATCACGGACGGGCAGGAGGTCTTCCCGGGTGTCCGCGTGCGGATCCTCCCCGGGCACACCCCCGGGCACGCCGAGTACGTCATCACCGGGGGCGGCCGGCGGCTGATCGCCTTCGGCGACACCGCGCACTCGCCGATCCAGATCGACCACCCGGACTGGTCCTCGGGCTTCGACCACGACCTGACCCGGACCGCCGAGCACCGCCGCCGACTGGTCGCCGAGCTGGCGGAGCCCGGCACGATCGGCTTCGGCGTGCACTTCGCCGACGTGGTGTTCGGCCACGTCCGGCGGGGTGGGTCCGGTCCGGCCTGGCAGCCGCTGGACGCCTGA
- a CDS encoding acyl-CoA-like ligand-binding transcription factor gives MSPPVTDLVRDTPALSEYARRMWTRHQEALARAVADATGAEPDDPRCAALARFTLGASALARDSADPARALDAAFDLLEHGWQAG, from the coding sequence GTGTCGCCGCCGGTCACGGACCTCGTCCGCGACACCCCCGCGCTGAGCGAGTACGCCCGCCGGATGTGGACGCGCCACCAGGAGGCCCTGGCCCGCGCCGTCGCCGACGCGACCGGCGCCGAGCCCGACGACCCGCGCTGCGCCGCGCTGGCCCGGTTCACCCTCGGAGCCTCGGCGCTCGCCCGCGACTCGGCGGACCCGGCGCGGGCCCTGGACGCCGCCTTCGACCTCCTCGAACACGGCTGGCAGGCCGGCTGA
- a CDS encoding DUF5302 domain-containing protein, translating to MSSESTSSDHAENTEKATGAEADQATAAPATQDDVKARFLAALERKHGTKGGAASGGPNGDSKIHGAHAAAGGKRNFRRKSGG from the coding sequence ATGAGCAGCGAATCAACGTCGTCCGACCACGCCGAGAACACCGAGAAGGCCACGGGCGCGGAGGCCGACCAGGCCACCGCGGCGCCCGCCACGCAGGACGACGTCAAGGCCCGGTTCCTGGCCGCGCTGGAGCGCAAGCACGGCACCAAGGGCGGCGCCGCGTCCGGCGGCCCGAACGGCGACTCGAAGATCCACGGCGCCCACGCCGCGGCCGGCGGCAAGCGCAACTTCCGCCGCAAGAGCGGTGGCTGA
- a CDS encoding alpha/beta fold hydrolase, whose amino-acid sequence MSPHLAGATHRLVPTPAGRIHLVEQGSGPLVLLVHGFPESWYSWRRQLPALAAAGYRAVAVDVRGYGRSTAPEDPAAYRMLDLVEDNVAVVHALGERSAVIVGHDWGATIAADSALVRPDVFRAVGLLSVPYLPRGGPRPSEVFAGMGGDEEFYVAYFQEPGRAEAEIEPDVRGWLAGFYAALSADTMPAPGAPDPHFVGPGGTLRDRFPAGRLPGWLSAEDLDFYAGEFERTGLRGALARYRSMDRDWEDLARFDGAPITQPSLFAGGGLDASTTWLAEAIAAYPVTLPGLLSCHVLDGCGHWIQQERPDEVNRLLTDWLASLPA is encoded by the coding sequence ATGTCACCCCACCTCGCGGGCGCCACCCACCGACTGGTCCCCACCCCCGCCGGCCGGATCCACCTGGTGGAACAGGGCAGCGGGCCGCTGGTCCTGCTGGTGCACGGGTTCCCGGAGTCCTGGTACTCCTGGCGCCGCCAGTTGCCCGCGCTGGCCGCGGCCGGGTACCGCGCGGTCGCCGTCGACGTCCGGGGGTACGGGCGCTCCACCGCACCCGAGGACCCGGCCGCGTACCGGATGCTCGACCTCGTCGAGGACAACGTCGCGGTGGTGCACGCCCTGGGCGAACGGTCCGCGGTGATCGTCGGCCACGACTGGGGGGCGACCATCGCCGCCGACTCCGCCCTGGTCAGGCCGGACGTGTTCCGTGCGGTGGGACTGCTGAGCGTCCCGTACCTGCCGCGCGGCGGTCCGCGCCCCAGCGAGGTCTTCGCGGGGATGGGCGGCGACGAGGAGTTCTACGTCGCCTACTTCCAGGAGCCGGGCCGCGCCGAGGCCGAGATCGAACCCGATGTGCGCGGCTGGCTCGCGGGCTTCTACGCGGCGCTGTCCGCCGACACCATGCCGGCCCCGGGCGCACCCGATCCGCACTTCGTCGGCCCGGGCGGGACGCTGCGCGACCGGTTCCCCGCCGGCCGGCTGCCCGGCTGGCTCAGTGCGGAGGACCTCGACTTCTACGCCGGTGAGTTCGAGCGGACCGGCCTGCGCGGGGCGCTGGCCCGGTACCGCAGCATGGACCGGGACTGGGAGGACCTCGCCCGCTTCGACGGCGCCCCGATCACCCAGCCCTCGCTGTTCGCCGGCGGTGGCCTGGACGCCTCCACCACCTGGCTGGCCGAGGCGATCGCGGCCTACCCCGTCACGCTTCCCGGTCTGCTCTCCTGCCACGTCCTCGACGGCTGCGGGCACTGGATCCAGCAGGAACGACCGGACGAGGTCAACCGGCTCCTGACCGACTGGCTGGCCTCCCTGCCCGCCTGA